A stretch of the Leptospira kirschneri serovar Cynopteri str. 3522 CT genome encodes the following:
- the gcvH gene encoding glycine cleavage system protein GcvH yields MAETQAPAGYFFSEKHEWVKVEGDTALIGISDFAQSALGDIVFVDLPKAGKNIKQFETFGTIESVKAAEDLYAPIGGEVIEFNSALSKNPGDVNSKPFDSWMIKVKGFSTSELEKLLTPEKYKTFVAGLE; encoded by the coding sequence ATGGCAGAAACACAAGCTCCCGCAGGTTATTTTTTCTCCGAAAAACACGAATGGGTGAAAGTAGAAGGAGACACGGCCCTTATTGGCATTTCTGATTTTGCCCAATCCGCGTTAGGTGATATTGTGTTTGTGGATCTTCCAAAAGCTGGAAAGAACATAAAACAATTTGAAACTTTTGGCACGATCGAATCGGTAAAAGCAGCAGAAGATTTATACGCCCCTATCGGCGGAGAAGTGATCGAATTCAATTCAGCTCTTTCTAAAAATCCGGGAGACGTCAACTCTAAACCGTTCGATTCCTGGATGATTAAGGTTAAAGGTTTTTCCACTTCCGAACTGGAAAAACTTTTAACTCCGGAAAAATACAAAACCTTCGTAGCCGGATTAGAATAA
- the gcvP gene encoding aminomethyl-transferring glycine dehydrogenase, whose protein sequence is MNSTLQNQTKTILEKVGTDPLDSFPRRHIGPDLQQTTEMLKELGLSSVEELIDKAVPTGIRLKKSLDLPKASTEHKILQDLKKIASQNQVFRSYIGAGYHSCIIPGVIQRNILENPGWYTAYTPYQAEISQGRLEALLNFQTMIIDLTGLEISNASLLDEGTAAAEAMFLAYSVRKNETAKKFFVSELCHPQTIDVVVTRANPLGIEVQIGNHESIELNEDFFGVLIQYPATNGKVIDYTSFIQKAHNVGALSTIAADLLALTLLKSPGEMGADIAVGSSQRFGLPLGFGGPHAGYFATKDEFKRSMPGRLIGVSKDSQGNPGLRLSLQTREQHIRRDKATSNICTAQVLLAVISSMYAIYHGPEGLKNIATRIYKFTSIFANVLKNAGFSITNDSFFDTITIQTGTKTQEILNRARSKKINFREYKDGKIGITLDETVNSEDLKDLLEIFEVKNIDIEKLFADAQNIPESLNRKTSYLTHPVFQSYHTETKMLRYIRKLESRDLSLTTSMIPLGSCTMKLNATTEMYPVTWPEFGAIHPFAPADQTKGYKIIFDELEKWLCEITGFAGVSLQPNAGSQGEYAGLLAIRRFHESRNESYRNVCLIPISAHGTNPASAAMAGFQVVVVSCDSNGNIDLEDLKSKAEEHKKDLAALMITYPSTHGVFEESVKEICQIVHSCGGQVYMDGANMNAQVGLTSPGEIGADVCHLNLHKTFCIPHGGGGPGVGPIGVAKHLVPFLPGHVLVDNKTGNEHGAVSAAPWGSASIVLISWIYIALMGSEGLTNATRNSILNANYIAKRLEKVYPVLYKGKNGFVAHECILDLRPFKKSAGIEVEDVAKRLIDYGFHAPTMSFPVPGTLMIEPTESESLEELDRFCEAMLLIFQEILDVQNGTLDKTDNPLKNSPHTAAMVTSDRWDHLYPRERASYPASWLKDHKFWPYVGRVDNVYGDRNLVCSCLPIESYQ, encoded by the coding sequence ATGAACTCGACTCTACAAAACCAGACCAAAACCATTCTTGAAAAGGTGGGAACAGATCCTTTGGATTCTTTCCCAAGAAGACATATCGGACCAGACTTACAACAGACCACCGAAATGCTAAAGGAATTAGGACTTTCTTCCGTAGAAGAGTTGATCGATAAAGCCGTTCCCACCGGTATTCGACTGAAAAAATCTTTGGATCTGCCAAAAGCGTCCACTGAACATAAAATTCTTCAGGACTTAAAAAAGATCGCTTCTCAAAACCAGGTTTTTCGTTCTTATATAGGTGCGGGTTATCATTCCTGCATCATTCCAGGTGTAATTCAAAGGAACATTTTGGAAAATCCCGGTTGGTATACGGCTTACACTCCTTATCAAGCCGAAATTTCCCAAGGTCGTTTAGAAGCTTTATTGAATTTTCAAACGATGATCATTGATCTGACTGGCCTTGAAATTTCAAACGCTTCTCTTTTGGACGAAGGAACCGCAGCAGCGGAAGCGATGTTTCTTGCCTACTCCGTTCGTAAAAATGAAACCGCTAAAAAATTCTTCGTGTCGGAACTTTGTCATCCGCAAACCATAGACGTTGTTGTTACAAGAGCCAATCCTCTGGGAATTGAAGTTCAAATTGGAAACCATGAATCTATTGAACTCAACGAAGATTTTTTCGGAGTTCTGATTCAATACCCCGCTACAAACGGAAAAGTAATCGATTATACTTCTTTTATTCAAAAAGCGCATAACGTAGGTGCATTGTCTACGATCGCTGCGGATCTTTTAGCACTTACACTTCTTAAATCTCCGGGGGAAATGGGAGCCGACATTGCTGTAGGTTCTTCTCAAAGGTTCGGGCTTCCTCTTGGATTTGGAGGTCCACACGCTGGCTACTTTGCCACTAAAGACGAATTCAAACGTAGTATGCCGGGAAGACTGATCGGAGTTTCTAAAGATTCTCAAGGAAATCCGGGACTTAGACTTTCTCTTCAAACTAGAGAACAACATATTCGAAGAGATAAAGCGACTAGTAATATTTGTACGGCTCAGGTTTTACTTGCCGTCATTTCTTCTATGTATGCAATCTATCACGGACCGGAAGGACTTAAAAACATCGCCACTCGGATTTATAAATTCACTTCCATTTTTGCGAATGTGTTGAAGAACGCCGGTTTTTCGATTACGAACGATTCTTTTTTTGACACGATTACAATTCAAACTGGAACCAAAACTCAGGAAATTTTAAACAGAGCCCGTTCTAAAAAAATCAATTTTAGAGAATACAAAGATGGAAAAATCGGAATTACATTAGACGAAACAGTAAACTCCGAAGATCTAAAAGATTTATTAGAAATTTTTGAAGTTAAGAATATCGACATAGAAAAACTTTTCGCGGACGCTCAAAACATTCCAGAATCTTTAAATAGAAAAACCTCTTATCTTACACATCCAGTATTTCAATCCTATCACACCGAAACGAAAATGCTTCGTTATATTCGTAAATTAGAATCTAGGGATCTTTCACTTACCACTTCGATGATTCCTCTCGGTTCTTGTACAATGAAACTCAACGCGACCACGGAAATGTATCCTGTCACTTGGCCGGAATTCGGTGCGATTCATCCATTTGCTCCCGCAGATCAAACGAAAGGTTATAAAATCATTTTTGATGAATTGGAAAAATGGCTCTGCGAAATCACCGGATTTGCAGGAGTTTCCTTACAACCAAACGCCGGTTCTCAAGGAGAATACGCCGGGCTTTTAGCAATTCGTAGATTCCATGAAAGTAGAAACGAATCTTATAGAAATGTTTGTCTGATTCCCATCTCCGCCCACGGAACCAATCCCGCAAGCGCCGCAATGGCTGGCTTTCAAGTTGTGGTAGTTTCTTGCGATTCAAATGGGAACATAGATTTAGAAGATTTAAAATCAAAAGCTGAAGAACACAAAAAGGATCTGGCGGCTTTGATGATTACGTATCCTTCCACTCACGGAGTATTTGAAGAATCTGTTAAAGAGATTTGTCAGATTGTTCATTCCTGCGGCGGCCAGGTTTATATGGACGGAGCCAATATGAACGCTCAAGTCGGTTTAACAAGTCCGGGTGAAATCGGTGCAGACGTCTGTCATCTCAATCTACATAAGACTTTTTGCATACCTCACGGAGGTGGTGGACCAGGAGTTGGTCCGATCGGAGTCGCCAAACATTTAGTTCCATTTTTACCTGGACACGTATTAGTAGATAATAAAACAGGAAATGAACACGGCGCCGTGTCTGCAGCTCCTTGGGGAAGTGCGAGTATCGTTTTGATTTCTTGGATTTACATTGCACTCATGGGATCGGAAGGTCTTACAAACGCTACACGTAATTCTATTTTAAACGCGAATTATATCGCTAAACGTTTAGAAAAAGTGTATCCTGTTCTTTATAAAGGAAAGAACGGTTTTGTTGCTCACGAATGTATTTTGGATCTAAGACCTTTTAAAAAGTCCGCAGGAATTGAAGTGGAAGACGTCGCCAAAAGATTAATCGACTACGGTTTTCATGCGCCTACGATGTCTTTTCCTGTTCCAGGAACTTTGATGATTGAGCCGACCGAATCCGAATCTTTAGAAGAATTAGATCGTTTTTGTGAAGCAATGCTTTTGATTTTTCAAGAAATTTTGGACGTTCAAAACGGAACATTAGATAAAACTGATAATCCTTTAAAAAATTCTCCTCATACCGCTGCTATGGTGACTTCGGATCGTTGGGATCATTTATATCCGAGAGAACGCGCTTCCTATCCCGCTTCTTGGCTAAAAGATCATAAGTTTTGGCCTTATGTAGGAAGAGTGGATAACGTATACGGAGATCGGAATTTAGTTTGTTCTTGTCTTCCAATCGAAAGTTATCAGTGA
- a CDS encoding YbaN family protein, with product MEIKDYSDEVRLHRSRLVRFLLFIAGSISLALGIIGIFTPILPTTPFLLLSAACYARASHRFYNWLMNNRYFGSYIRDWRIHKMIPLRAKILAISMIFLTIGTTVFFFIPILAVKILVSLIGIFVVIYLIRIPTKREN from the coding sequence ATGGAAATAAAAGATTATAGTGACGAGGTTCGTTTGCATCGTTCCAGACTCGTTCGCTTTCTACTTTTTATAGCTGGTTCGATTTCCTTGGCTTTGGGGATCATCGGAATTTTTACTCCGATTTTACCTACAACTCCATTTCTACTTTTATCTGCGGCTTGTTATGCAAGAGCGTCTCATCGATTTTACAATTGGCTAATGAATAATCGATACTTCGGTTCTTATATCCGAGATTGGAGAATCCATAAAATGATTCCTCTAAGAGCAAAGATACTCGCAATTTCCATGATATTCTTAACGATCGGAACTACGGTGTTCTTTTTTATTCCTATTTTAGCTGTGAAAATTCTAGTTTCTTTAATCGGAATCTTTGTAGTCATCTATCTAATTCGGATTCCAACAAAACGGGAGAATTGA
- the gcvT gene encoding glycine cleavage system aminomethyltransferase GcvT, with translation MSQDKKTPLYETHRNLGAKMIPFGGWDMPVQYSGIIAEHNATREAAGLFDVSHMGEIFITGDPKSILSFLESITCNSVASLSDSQVQYNAILNQNGGLVDDVTIYKFSSEKYMICSNASNYEAVTEHLLKHLPTSGVKVDNQSLQWHQIALQGPKANEIFSQFLRRDLDSIQYYRFMLFPYQGEEIIISRTGYTGEDGFEIYSSVPVGLKLWNELLEFGKPFGLLPCGLGARDTLRIEAKYPLYGHELNDQWTPIESGIGWIVKEKEKPYFSSEKILSQKKNGVPSKIVSFALTEAGVPRENFRVLDSKGNEIGKTTSGTFSPSLKKGIGLALIQSEKIKDGEPIQIEIREQPKQAIITMKPFIPGSIRKN, from the coding sequence ATGTCCCAAGATAAAAAAACTCCTCTCTACGAAACTCACCGCAATTTGGGCGCTAAAATGATTCCGTTTGGTGGTTGGGATATGCCAGTCCAATATTCAGGGATCATTGCAGAACATAACGCAACCAGAGAAGCTGCCGGACTTTTTGACGTTTCTCACATGGGCGAAATTTTTATTACTGGAGATCCTAAATCGATCCTTTCTTTTTTAGAATCGATCACCTGCAATTCAGTCGCCTCTCTTTCTGATTCTCAAGTTCAGTATAACGCAATCTTAAATCAAAACGGCGGACTTGTTGACGACGTAACGATCTATAAATTCTCTTCTGAAAAATACATGATTTGTTCTAACGCTTCTAACTATGAAGCAGTTACAGAACACCTACTCAAACATCTTCCAACATCGGGAGTAAAAGTAGATAATCAAAGTTTACAATGGCATCAAATTGCTTTGCAAGGTCCGAAAGCGAACGAAATCTTTTCTCAATTTTTGAGAAGGGATTTGGATTCGATTCAATATTATCGTTTTATGTTATTTCCTTATCAAGGAGAAGAAATCATCATTTCTAGAACCGGTTATACGGGAGAAGACGGTTTTGAAATTTATTCTTCCGTTCCTGTCGGTTTAAAACTTTGGAATGAACTTTTGGAATTCGGAAAACCTTTTGGATTACTTCCTTGTGGACTTGGCGCCAGAGATACCCTACGAATCGAAGCGAAATATCCTCTTTACGGTCACGAACTAAACGATCAATGGACTCCGATTGAATCCGGAATCGGTTGGATCGTTAAAGAAAAAGAAAAACCCTATTTCTCTTCCGAGAAAATTCTTTCTCAAAAGAAAAACGGAGTTCCCTCTAAAATCGTTTCATTCGCATTAACGGAAGCAGGTGTTCCAAGAGAAAATTTTCGAGTTCTAGATTCTAAAGGAAACGAAATCGGTAAAACTACTTCGGGAACTTTTTCCCCTTCCTTAAAAAAAGGAATTGGTTTGGCCTTGATCCAGTCTGAAAAAATCAAAGACGGAGAACCGATTCAGATCGAAATTCGTGAACAACCAAAACAAGCTATTATAACAATGAAACCTTTTATTCCAGGTAGTATTAGAAAAAATTAA
- a CDS encoding dienelactone hydrolase family protein yields the protein MKSLIKIHLTLIFFLLILQCKNSDKENSLLLAGVGLIIAQELEAQSLMSGPVLIDQETELTNYKFKLYNSNQKLTLEAYFSKPAGMGPFPLIVMMHGCAGAHSNSDSSKPPSSLYTEWAGRGKNLGYATLLIDSFTPRNAPQNQCSNGAGVGTSEVTDRPTDAYAALAYVKRSKIVNNDRIVLLGWSHGGSSVLATVDTNSTLQFRSENQRPFKAVISFYPGCGLNNAFGGISNSQYLPYTHIKILAAGADPLYTGGYCNTRVSRAQTLGASSTTNNSIAMTVYPNTHHSFDEAKAVSSKFDTNDVAAKPNADQETVNFFQLYNPIQ from the coding sequence ATGAAATCTCTGATTAAAATTCATCTAACGCTCATCTTTTTTTTACTGATCTTACAATGCAAAAATTCAGACAAAGAAAACTCCTTACTTTTAGCCGGAGTTGGCTTGATCATTGCACAAGAACTTGAGGCTCAAAGTTTAATGTCCGGTCCTGTATTGATCGATCAAGAAACAGAACTTACAAACTATAAATTTAAACTTTATAATTCGAATCAAAAACTAACCTTAGAAGCTTACTTTTCAAAACCTGCCGGAATGGGTCCGTTCCCTTTAATCGTGATGATGCACGGATGTGCGGGAGCCCATTCCAATAGTGACTCATCAAAACCACCCTCTTCTCTTTATACGGAATGGGCTGGTCGAGGTAAAAATTTAGGGTACGCTACACTTTTGATCGATAGTTTTACACCTAGAAACGCTCCTCAAAATCAATGCAGCAACGGAGCCGGTGTTGGAACCTCCGAAGTTACCGATAGGCCAACAGACGCTTATGCCGCGCTTGCTTACGTCAAAAGATCCAAGATTGTTAACAACGATCGAATCGTTTTACTAGGATGGTCTCACGGAGGAAGTAGTGTATTAGCAACAGTGGATACAAATTCCACCTTACAATTTCGTTCTGAAAATCAAAGACCTTTTAAAGCGGTAATTTCTTTTTACCCTGGTTGTGGCCTGAATAATGCCTTTGGAGGAATCTCGAATAGTCAGTATCTACCCTACACTCATATTAAAATTTTAGCGGCTGGGGCAGATCCACTTTATACGGGAGGTTATTGTAATACAAGAGTTTCAAGGGCACAAACGTTAGGCGCAAGCTCTACGACTAACAATTCGATTGCGATGACAGTGTATCCAAACACTCATCATAGTTTTGACGAAGCAAAAGCGGTTTCGTCTAAATTCGATACAAACGACGTAGCCGCAAAACCAAATGCGGATCAAGAGACGGTGAATTTTTTCCAACTGTATAATCCGATACAATAA